In Nitrosospira briensis C-128, a genomic segment contains:
- the nth gene encoding endonuclease III: MNSNIRREIFRRFKSVNPHPTTELEYGSTFELLIAVILSAQATDKGVNLATRKLFPTANTPEKILALGEAGLRDYIKSIGLYKTKAKNIIATCNLLIQHHDSEVPQTREALEKLPGVGRKTANVILNTAFGQPTMAVDTHIFRVANRTGLARGKTVLEVELKLLKCIPKEFSHDAHHWLILHGRYVCIARKPKCAICIINDLCEFKEKNL, from the coding sequence ATGAATTCAAATATACGCCGCGAAATATTCAGGCGCTTCAAGTCGGTTAACCCGCACCCCACCACCGAACTGGAGTATGGTTCGACCTTTGAATTGCTTATCGCAGTGATCCTTTCGGCCCAGGCTACCGACAAGGGCGTGAACCTGGCGACCCGGAAACTGTTTCCCACGGCAAATACACCTGAGAAAATTCTCGCCCTGGGGGAAGCCGGGCTGCGGGATTACATCAAGAGCATCGGGTTATATAAAACCAAGGCCAAGAATATTATCGCTACTTGCAACCTGCTTATCCAGCATCACGACAGCGAGGTGCCGCAGACACGGGAAGCGTTGGAAAAACTGCCGGGCGTGGGGCGCAAGACCGCCAACGTGATATTGAATACCGCTTTCGGCCAACCCACTATGGCGGTGGATACGCATATTTTCCGGGTCGCAAACCGAACCGGGCTTGCGCGCGGCAAAACCGTGCTGGAGGTGGAGTTGAAACTACTGAAGTGCATACCGAAGGAATTCAGCCACGATGCGCATCACTGGCTCATTTTACATGGGCGGTATGTATGCATCGCGAGAAAGCCGAAATGTGCCATTTGTATCATTAATGATTTGTGCGAGTTCAAGGAAAAAAATCTTTAA
- a CDS encoding DUF1841 family protein: MFNPSREEARQFFFDTWRKYRQREILSDMENMAIEVILLHPEYHAMLDDPGRYQDKDYLPEMGGTNPFLHMGMHIAIGEQLSIDQPAGIRKRFERLLKLTGNEHDAAHQVMECLAEMIWQAQRNQSAFDASVYFECLDRWKN; this comes from the coding sequence ATGTTTAATCCTTCGAGGGAAGAGGCGCGCCAGTTTTTCTTTGACACCTGGCGCAAGTATCGGCAGAGAGAGATACTTTCCGACATGGAAAACATGGCGATTGAGGTGATCCTGCTGCATCCGGAGTACCACGCCATGCTTGATGATCCAGGACGCTACCAGGACAAGGATTATCTGCCCGAAATGGGCGGTACCAATCCATTTTTACATATGGGCATGCATATTGCCATCGGGGAACAGCTCTCGATAGACCAGCCCGCCGGTATTCGCAAGCGATTTGAACGTCTACTGAAGCTGACCGGCAACGAGCACGATGCCGCGCACCAAGTCATGGAATGTCTTGCGGAAATGATTTGGCAGGCACAGCGCAACCAATCTGCGTTTGACGCCTCGGTTTACTTTGAATGCCTGGACCGGTGGAAAAATTGA
- the miaB gene encoding tRNA (N6-isopentenyl adenosine(37)-C2)-methylthiotransferase MiaB, producing MAKKLYIKTFGCQMNEYDSDKMADVLHDAQGMEKTDDPAEADVILFNTCSVREKAQEKVFHDLGRVRHLKTANPNLLIGVGGCVASQEGAEIVKRAPYVDLVFGPQTLHRLPQLISARQATGRPQVDISFPEIEKFDHLPPARTEGSTAFVSIMEGCSKYCSFCVVPYTRGEEISRPLSSVLAEIAGVASRGVKEVTLLGQNVNAYRGIIEDGEDGQMADFALLLEYIHDIPGIERIRYTTSHPKEFTERLIQAYETLPKLVSHVHLPVQSGSDRILTAMKRGYTTLEYKSIIRRLRSARPDISLTSDFIIGFPDETEADFEATMKLIEETRFDGSFSFIYSPRPGTPAAALPDTTPYEIKLERLQRLQEKVEQQARTISQSMVGTTQRILVEGQSKKDANELCGRTDNNRMVNFAGDATKIGHFLNVKISAALAHSLRGEIVQQTYGT from the coding sequence GTGGCTAAAAAACTTTATATTAAAACATTTGGCTGCCAAATGAACGAGTATGACTCGGACAAGATGGCGGACGTGCTGCATGACGCGCAAGGCATGGAAAAAACAGATGATCCCGCTGAGGCCGATGTAATCTTGTTCAATACCTGCTCGGTGCGGGAGAAAGCCCAGGAAAAGGTATTTCATGATCTGGGGCGCGTCAGGCATCTTAAAACCGCTAACCCGAATCTTCTCATCGGTGTGGGAGGATGTGTGGCCAGCCAGGAAGGCGCGGAAATAGTGAAGCGCGCGCCATATGTGGATCTGGTATTTGGTCCGCAAACCCTGCACCGGTTGCCGCAGTTGATTTCTGCGCGTCAAGCCACGGGCCGCCCGCAGGTGGATATTTCTTTCCCCGAAATCGAAAAATTCGACCATCTGCCGCCAGCACGTACTGAAGGTTCGACCGCTTTCGTTTCTATCATGGAAGGCTGCAGCAAATATTGCAGTTTTTGCGTGGTGCCCTATACACGTGGCGAGGAAATCTCCCGTCCCCTGAGCAGCGTACTGGCGGAAATTGCAGGGGTGGCAAGTCGAGGCGTCAAGGAAGTGACGCTGCTCGGGCAGAACGTAAATGCTTACCGGGGCATCATCGAAGATGGGGAAGACGGGCAGATGGCCGATTTCGCGCTATTGCTTGAATATATCCATGACATTCCCGGCATCGAGCGCATCCGGTACACCACCTCTCATCCTAAGGAATTCACTGAACGATTAATCCAGGCCTACGAAACATTGCCGAAATTGGTCAGTCACGTGCACCTGCCGGTTCAGTCCGGGTCAGACCGGATACTGACGGCAATGAAGCGCGGCTATACTACGTTGGAATACAAATCCATCATCCGCCGCTTGCGTAGCGCCCGCCCCGATATTTCGCTTACCTCCGACTTCATCATAGGTTTCCCGGATGAAACCGAAGCAGATTTCGAGGCGACCATGAAGCTCATAGAAGAGACCCGCTTCGATGGTTCGTTCAGCTTCATTTATAGTCCGCGCCCTGGCACTCCCGCAGCGGCCTTGCCGGACACCACGCCTTATGAGATCAAGCTTGAGCGGTTGCAACGCTTGCAGGAAAAAGTCGAGCAACAGGCGCGAACCATCAGCCAAAGCATGGTTGGCACGACTCAACGTATTCTGGTGGAGGGGCAATCCAAAAAAGATGCCAACGAGCTTTGCGGGCGCACCGATAATAACCGTATGGTAAATTTTGCCGGGGACGCGACAAAGATCGGGCATTTTTTAAACGTCAAAATCTCTGCGGCCTTAGCGCACTCGTTGCGCGGGGAAATCGTGCAGCAAACCTACGGAACGTGA
- a CDS encoding c-type cytochrome: MKNFVIAAASGALLLISSQGMAANIEAGKKKAAEVCAACHGPDGNSPAPAFPRLNGQHASYLEKTLTEYKSGARQDPIMAGMAAALSKEDIENVSAYFASQSGLKTKY; encoded by the coding sequence ATGAAAAATTTCGTTATTGCCGCGGCGAGCGGCGCGCTGCTGCTGATTTCCAGCCAGGGAATGGCGGCCAATATTGAAGCTGGCAAGAAAAAAGCGGCGGAGGTTTGCGCTGCGTGCCACGGTCCGGACGGCAATAGTCCCGCACCTGCTTTTCCGAGACTGAACGGACAGCATGCAAGTTATCTGGAGAAAACGCTGACCGAATATAAGTCGGGCGCACGCCAGGATCCCATCATGGCTGGCATGGCTGCCGCCCTGAGCAAGGAAGACATTGAAAATGTGTCAGCTTATTTTGCAAGTCAATCCGGTCTGAAAACCAAATATTGA
- a CDS encoding RnfABCDGE type electron transport complex subunit B, which translates to MNENLLVAEIDAILPQTQCRRCGFSGCEPYARAIADGHANINQCPPGGDEGIRKLAELLGIRPMALNPLHGNLKPRTVALIDEQPCIGCTLCIQACPVDAIAGAAGHAHTVIAAECTGCELCVAPCPVDCISMIPSKVRTAGSAGKDDAKIDDPLILEDDKQIADRARARYQFRLQRLEREKQENEERLKQKAEGMSGISSPATDLKKATIQAALERAMVVQAQASKKNSAADPSVTSHHSINS; encoded by the coding sequence ATGAACGAAAATTTACTGGTAGCGGAAATCGACGCAATACTGCCGCAAACCCAATGCCGCCGGTGCGGATTCTCCGGCTGCGAACCCTACGCCAGGGCCATTGCTGACGGGCATGCCAACATCAACCAGTGTCCTCCCGGTGGCGACGAGGGCATTCGCAAACTGGCGGAGTTGCTGGGGATAAGGCCCATGGCGCTGAACCCCCTGCACGGTAACCTCAAACCCAGGACCGTGGCGCTGATTGACGAGCAGCCCTGCATAGGTTGCACGCTTTGTATCCAGGCGTGTCCGGTGGATGCCATCGCAGGCGCGGCCGGCCACGCGCATACTGTCATTGCGGCCGAATGTACCGGTTGCGAGTTGTGTGTTGCGCCGTGCCCGGTCGATTGTATCAGCATGATTCCATCCAAGGTACGAACTGCCGGTTCCGCAGGTAAGGACGACGCCAAAATTGATGACCCCTTGATACTTGAAGACGACAAGCAAATTGCCGACCGCGCGCGCGCGCGGTATCAATTCAGGCTGCAAAGGCTCGAGCGTGAAAAACAGGAGAACGAAGAAAGGCTTAAACAAAAAGCCGAAGGAATGAGTGGTATTTCATCACCTGCCACCGATCTCAAGAAAGCAACTATCCAGGCTGCTCTGGAGCGTGCCATGGTCGTTCAAGCGCAGGCATCGAAGAAAAATAGCGCTGCGGATCCGTCGGTAACATCCCACCATAGTATTAATTCATGA
- a CDS encoding PhoH family protein: MKPQPVEISFSPADNQRLANLCGALDENLRQIETVLDVTIARRGEHFSLRGKSAQTLLAAEALRNFYSHAQHHLSIEQIQLGLIEAMNPHHSKKLAAATATKEPTEPALVTRRSDLRGRTPRQVEYLQQIQTHDITFSIGPAGTGKTYLAVASAVDALERDIVARIVLVRPAVEAGERLGFLPGDMAQKVDPYLRPLYDALYDLMGFDKTSKQFERSAIEVAPLAFMRGRTLNQSFIILDEAQNTTPEQMKMFLTRIGFGSKAVVTGDITQIDLAKHQKSGLVEAQQVLKKVRGIAFTHFGAEDVVRHPLVQRIVNAYEKYEKDK, from the coding sequence TTGAAACCCCAACCTGTCGAAATTTCTTTTTCCCCCGCTGATAACCAGCGTCTCGCCAACTTATGCGGTGCGCTGGATGAGAATCTCAGGCAGATCGAAACGGTACTTGATGTCACCATTGCGCGCCGAGGGGAACATTTCAGCTTACGCGGCAAATCCGCCCAGACTTTGCTTGCCGCAGAAGCATTGCGAAATTTTTACAGCCATGCGCAACATCATCTGAGCATCGAGCAGATCCAGTTGGGCCTGATCGAAGCGATGAATCCTCATCATTCGAAAAAACTCGCCGCGGCTACTGCTACGAAAGAACCGACGGAACCCGCGCTGGTTACCCGCCGCAGCGATTTGCGCGGCCGGACGCCTCGCCAGGTTGAATATCTGCAGCAAATCCAGACGCATGACATCACATTTTCGATCGGCCCAGCCGGAACGGGCAAGACCTATCTGGCCGTGGCAAGCGCGGTGGACGCGCTGGAGCGCGATATCGTAGCGCGTATCGTGCTGGTGCGGCCCGCGGTGGAAGCTGGCGAGCGTCTGGGTTTTCTGCCAGGCGACATGGCGCAGAAAGTGGATCCTTACCTACGGCCTCTCTATGATGCACTCTACGATCTGATGGGGTTTGATAAAACCAGCAAGCAGTTCGAGCGGAGTGCAATTGAAGTTGCGCCGCTGGCTTTCATGCGCGGGCGCACGTTGAATCAATCTTTTATCATACTTGATGAAGCGCAAAACACGACGCCCGAACAGATGAAGATGTTCCTGACTCGTATCGGCTTCGGCTCCAAGGCTGTGGTGACAGGCGATATTACTCAGATCGATCTGGCAAAACATCAGAAAAGTGGCCTGGTAGAGGCCCAGCAGGTCCTGAAAAAAGTGCGTGGTATTGCTTTTACGCATTTTGGCGCAGAGGATGTAGTGCGGCATCCGTTGGTGCAAAGAATTGTTAATGCCTATGAAAAATATGAAAAGGACAAATAA
- a CDS encoding ATP-binding cassette domain-containing protein, whose product MPLLTLERACLAFGHHTLLDQVDLQLDTGERIGLIGRNGGGKSSLLRIIAGEIKPDDGRIWRTPGLKLAYVPQEPELDPALTVFEEVSKGLGKVSQVLLHYHEASHLLSDGTGDTEALLSRLQDLQAEVEAQDGWRIQARVETAIDKLDLPPDALVGQLSGGQKKRVALARALVVSPDVLLLDEPTNHLDFSSIEWLEGLLKDFAGSVLFITHDRRFLNNVATRIVELDRGKLASFPGDFAEYQRKKLEMLEVEAVHNQKFDKVLAQEEVWIRKGIQARRTRNEGRVRRLEALRIERADRREKMGTVNLNVDEGAKSGRMVAELEHVSKRYGDKTIIDNFSCRIMRGDRVGLLGPNGAGKSTLLKLILGELPPDSGDIRLGTKLEVAYFDQLREQLDEEATLIDTISQGSDFIDIGETRKHVISYLEDFLFAPQRARSPVKSLSGGERNRLLLARLFTRPANVLVLDEPTNDLDIETLELLEALLQNYSGTLFLVSHDREFLDNVVTQVIAFEGNGILREYVGGYEDWVRARGYRKAAEKEQAAKSQQTAPLKAREVRESPTRIKLDYKEVRELDELPQKIELLEREQAAITRQLGAADFYLNQPEKARALHERFVGIEEELMSCLARWEELDAKRQVNGQKS is encoded by the coding sequence ATGCCTCTCCTCACTCTTGAAAGAGCCTGCCTCGCCTTTGGCCATCACACGTTGCTTGATCAAGTAGACTTGCAGCTTGATACCGGCGAGCGTATCGGGCTGATCGGCAGAAATGGCGGGGGGAAATCGAGTTTACTGCGCATCATCGCAGGCGAAATCAAGCCGGACGACGGCAGGATCTGGCGCACCCCCGGATTGAAACTGGCCTATGTGCCGCAGGAACCGGAACTGGACCCCGCCCTTACGGTATTCGAGGAAGTATCGAAGGGATTGGGGAAGGTCAGCCAGGTACTGCTTCATTATCATGAAGCGTCTCATCTCCTGAGCGACGGCACGGGAGACACCGAGGCACTTCTTTCTCGCCTGCAGGACTTGCAAGCCGAAGTGGAAGCTCAGGATGGATGGCGCATCCAGGCCAGGGTGGAAACCGCTATCGACAAGCTTGATCTTCCCCCCGACGCTTTGGTGGGACAACTCTCCGGCGGACAAAAAAAGCGGGTCGCGCTGGCTCGCGCGCTGGTGGTATCTCCGGACGTGCTGCTATTGGATGAGCCGACCAACCACCTGGACTTTTCCTCTATCGAGTGGCTGGAAGGATTGCTGAAGGACTTTGCCGGAAGCGTGCTGTTCATTACACACGACCGCCGCTTTCTGAATAATGTAGCGACGAGGATTGTCGAGCTCGACCGTGGGAAGTTGGCAAGTTTCCCCGGCGATTTTGCCGAGTACCAGCGAAAAAAATTGGAGATGCTGGAAGTTGAAGCCGTCCACAATCAAAAATTCGATAAAGTGCTGGCGCAGGAAGAGGTCTGGATACGAAAGGGGATTCAGGCACGCCGTACGCGTAACGAAGGCAGGGTAAGACGGTTGGAAGCGCTGAGAATAGAGCGTGCCGACCGGCGTGAAAAGATGGGAACGGTTAATCTCAACGTCGATGAAGGCGCCAAGTCCGGACGTATGGTGGCTGAGTTGGAACATGTCAGCAAAAGATATGGCGACAAGACCATCATAGACAATTTTTCCTGCCGGATCATGCGCGGCGATCGCGTGGGGTTGCTGGGACCCAATGGCGCGGGCAAGTCCACCTTGTTAAAGCTGATACTGGGCGAATTACCACCGGATAGCGGCGATATCCGACTGGGCACCAAGCTTGAGGTAGCCTACTTTGACCAGTTGCGCGAACAACTGGATGAGGAGGCAACCCTGATAGACACGATTAGCCAGGGTTCGGATTTTATCGATATTGGCGAGACGCGCAAGCACGTCATCAGCTATCTGGAAGATTTCCTGTTTGCGCCACAGCGGGCGCGTTCGCCGGTAAAGTCTCTTTCGGGCGGTGAGCGCAACCGGCTATTGCTGGCGCGTTTGTTCACCCGCCCTGCCAACGTCCTGGTCCTTGACGAACCAACCAACGATCTGGATATCGAAACGCTGGAACTACTGGAGGCGTTGCTGCAAAACTATTCGGGCACGCTGTTTCTCGTCAGCCATGACCGGGAATTTCTCGACAACGTCGTTACCCAGGTTATCGCCTTCGAAGGTAATGGCATCCTGCGGGAATATGTCGGAGGCTATGAAGATTGGGTACGGGCAAGGGGGTATCGGAAAGCGGCGGAAAAGGAACAGGCGGCAAAATCACAACAAACGGCTCCGCTCAAGGCGCGCGAGGTGCGTGAATCGCCTACCCGGATTAAACTGGATTATAAGGAAGTCCGCGAACTTGATGAGCTGCCTCAAAAGATCGAGCTGCTGGAGCGGGAACAGGCTGCCATCACCCGCCAACTGGGTGCTGCGGATTTTTATCTCAATCAACCGGAAAAAGCGCGGGCCTTGCATGAACGTTTTGTTGGGATTGAAGAAGAGCTTATGAGTTGTCTCGCCCGATGGGAGGAACTTGATGCAAAACGCCAGGTAAACGGTCAGAAATCATAA
- a CDS encoding inorganic diphosphatase: MSTLDRAGLRSIPALTEPPVVEVVIEVPRGSFLKRGSNGRVDFISPVPCPFNYGSVPGYIGLDGDLLDALVLGPRLSLGTRIRVKAWGAVIMTDGGFIDDKLVCGDVCPDAVQRQEILKFFYFYAKCKGVLNIWRGRTGRNACEGWCEAIQALGRARPWDDLSHEPPFD, encoded by the coding sequence ATGTCCACCCTGGACAGAGCAGGACTTCGAAGCATTCCGGCGCTGACTGAACCGCCCGTGGTGGAAGTGGTGATTGAAGTTCCGCGAGGCAGCTTCCTTAAACGCGGATCCAATGGTAGAGTCGACTTTATCTCGCCCGTGCCGTGTCCGTTCAACTATGGCTCCGTGCCAGGTTACATCGGCCTCGACGGCGACCTTCTGGATGCGCTGGTACTCGGCCCGCGCCTGTCGTTGGGTACGAGGATACGCGTCAAAGCCTGGGGAGCCGTGATCATGACTGATGGCGGATTCATCGACGACAAGCTTGTCTGTGGCGATGTCTGTCCGGATGCAGTGCAACGTCAGGAAATACTGAAATTTTTCTACTTCTACGCAAAATGCAAGGGCGTGCTGAATATCTGGCGGGGCCGTACAGGGCGCAACGCATGTGAGGGTTGGTGCGAAGCGATTCAGGCGCTCGGACGCGCGCGGCCCTGGGATGATTTATCACACGAGCCGCCGTTCGATTGA
- the ybeY gene encoding rRNA maturation RNase YbeY, producing MKRTNNLSPAPAAVSPRAVKLKLATQYATCAADVPSRSAFRKWIKAALKHDAEIGLRVVDEAEGLSLNRNFRDRDYPTNVLTFIYDNTGPGAQSLAGDIVLCAPVIEREAREQHKNLTAHYAHLTVHGVLHLQGYDHESDVEAAAMEQMEAEIVERLGYENPYRESSGTAEER from the coding sequence ATGAAAAGGACAAATAACCTTTCCCCGGCTCCCGCAGCAGTCTCGCCCCGCGCAGTAAAGCTGAAATTAGCGACGCAATACGCCACCTGTGCTGCGGACGTACCCTCTCGATCGGCGTTTCGCAAATGGATCAAAGCCGCATTGAAACACGATGCGGAGATCGGGCTGCGCGTCGTTGATGAAGCGGAGGGTCTTAGCCTCAACCGGAATTTTCGGGACAGGGATTATCCGACCAATGTCCTGACTTTTATTTACGATAATACTGGGCCGGGCGCGCAATCCCTGGCTGGAGATATCGTGCTGTGTGCGCCGGTAATCGAAAGAGAAGCGCGTGAACAACATAAAAATCTGACAGCGCATTACGCACACCTCACCGTGCACGGCGTCTTGCATCTTCAGGGCTACGATCATGAAAGCGATGTTGAAGCAGCGGCAATGGAGCAGATGGAGGCCGAAATTGTCGAAAGACTGGGATATGAAAATCCTTACAGGGAATCTTCGGGCACCGCTGAAGAACGTTGA
- a CDS encoding c-type cytochrome: protein MKRPAIISLFAWGLLLAVTGTAQAAGDPAAGKQKNTMCIGCHGIEGYRTSYPTVYNVPRIGGQHAEYLVKALQAYKTDARSHPSMKAIAAQLSEQDMEDLAAYYAGASGK, encoded by the coding sequence ATGAAAAGACCAGCAATAATAAGTTTATTTGCGTGGGGCTTGCTTCTGGCAGTCACCGGTACGGCTCAGGCAGCGGGTGATCCAGCTGCGGGCAAGCAGAAGAATACCATGTGTATCGGCTGTCATGGAATAGAAGGATACCGGACATCTTACCCGACGGTGTATAACGTCCCGAGAATTGGCGGCCAGCATGCCGAGTACTTGGTCAAAGCGCTACAGGCGTATAAAACGGATGCCCGCAGCCACCCCAGCATGAAGGCGATTGCCGCCCAGCTATCCGAACAGGATATGGAAGATCTGGCGGCCTATTACGCTGGCGCCAGCGGAAAATAA
- a CDS encoding HlyC/CorC family transporter, whose translation MDDPPKTALLERVSAWLLRKPGDREQLIALLHSAYERNLFDSDALSMIEGVIQVSEMQARDIMVPRSQMSVIDISETPDKFIPLVIETAHSRFPVTENDKNNVIGILLAKDLLRYFAGEEEFDVRDMLRPVVFIPESKRLNVLLKDFRSNRNHIAIVVDEYGGVAGLVTIEDVLEQIVGDIEDEHDFDEAEDNIVQDPGGHYRVKAITEIGDFNERLGAELSDVDYDTIGGLVLHKFGRLPKRGEEVSVGAFRFIVLRADSRRLYTLLVEKDETGQ comes from the coding sequence ATGGATGATCCCCCCAAAACGGCCTTACTCGAGCGCGTCAGCGCCTGGCTTTTGCGCAAGCCGGGGGATCGCGAGCAACTGATTGCGTTATTGCATTCTGCTTATGAACGCAACTTATTCGATTCGGATGCCCTGAGCATGATCGAAGGCGTGATACAAGTATCCGAAATGCAGGCCCGCGATATCATGGTTCCGCGTTCGCAAATGAGTGTGATCGATATCAGTGAAACGCCGGACAAGTTCATCCCGCTGGTTATCGAGACCGCGCACTCGCGCTTTCCTGTCACCGAAAATGATAAAAATAATGTCATCGGTATATTGCTGGCGAAAGATCTATTGCGTTACTTTGCCGGAGAAGAAGAATTTGATGTACGCGATATGCTGCGGCCGGTCGTTTTTATCCCTGAATCCAAGCGGCTCAATGTGTTGCTCAAGGATTTCCGGAGTAACCGTAATCATATAGCCATCGTAGTGGATGAGTATGGCGGCGTCGCGGGGTTGGTGACTATCGAAGACGTGCTGGAGCAAATCGTTGGTGACATCGAGGATGAGCATGATTTCGACGAGGCCGAAGACAACATCGTGCAGGATCCGGGCGGCCATTACCGGGTCAAGGCTATTACCGAAATCGGCGATTTTAATGAAAGGCTTGGAGCCGAGTTGAGTGACGTGGATTACGACACCATCGGGGGTCTGGTGCTGCATAAATTTGGCCGGTTGCCGAAACGAGGTGAAGAGGTGTCTGTTGGCGCTTTCAGGTTTATCGTATTGCGCGCCGATAGCCGCCGGTTGTATACGCTGCTGGTCGAAAAGGATGAGACCGGGCAGTGA